The following are encoded in a window of Manihot esculenta cultivar AM560-2 chromosome 8, M.esculenta_v8, whole genome shotgun sequence genomic DNA:
- the LOC110621780 gene encoding phosphoinositide phosphatase SAC8 isoform X3, translating into MESSFSSPSPSSSGRFKLLDRLELQQFQDKYVIKSVDYPNRGFSIGRRDGNIEPFTDETISGTPSKTSTIYGVAGTIRLIAGTYILVITSRKEAGDFLGFPVFRITSMEFLPCNEALRFSTSQEKRDEAYFLNLLKTVVSTPGLYYSYETDITLNLQRRYKLSPGWMAKPIWKQADPRFVWNKNLLEELIECKLDEFIIPLMQGSFGAAQLSLKDTTATITLVSRRCTRRLGTRMWRRGANLEGDTANFIETEQLFELEGFKCSLLQHGDEGKLSSAYAAEMQKLPNVRYVSFDFHHICGNSNFGNLQILYDQISEEFQNQGYFIIDAEGEVLGEQKGIIRSNCIDCLDRTNVTQSYLAQKSLTAQMQRIGVLASNECISMFSEDYGKFRTLWAEQGDEISLEYAGTYALKGDLVRYGRQTLGGIIKDGMSALSRYYLNNFQDGVRQDALDLISGRYSMNRNGPSPFQLNGFESVSYLPVASALVVGGLTLTSFTLHQAGRNAPHYVSTVLWAGVTAGVMAFVKANGRQFCSRPRLCGLL; encoded by the exons ATGGAAAGCAGCTTTTCTTCGCCGTCACCTTCTTCTTCGGGTAGGTTTAAGCTTCTTGACCGTTTGGAATTGCAACAATTTCAGGACAAGTACGTGATCAAATCTGTCGACTATCCCAATCGAGGCTTCTCGATTGGTCGTCGTGATGGCAATATTGAGCCCTTCACTG ATGAGACTATTTCTGGAACTCCCTCCAAGACCTCGACGATCTACGGGGTGGCTGGAACAATTAGGCTGATTGCAG GTACTTACATACTTGTAATAACTTCTCGGAAGGAAGCTGGAGACTTTCTTGGTTTTCCAGTTTTTAGGATAACGTCTATGGAGTTCCTGCCCTGCAATGAGGCATTGAGATTTTCAACCTCTCAAGAA AAAAGAGATGAGGCTTACTTCTTGAATTTGTTGAAAACTGTGGTATCAACTCCTGGCTTGTATTATTCATATGAAACGGATATAACATTGAA TTTACAGAGAAGATATAAATTATCACCAGGATGGATGGCTAAACCAATTTGGAAGCAG GCCGATCCTAGATTTGTTTGGAACAAAAATCTTTTGGAAGAATTAATTGAGTGTAAG CTTGATGAGTTCATCATTCCTCTGATGCAAGGAA GTTTTGGAGCTGCTCAGCTAAGTCTGAAAGACACAACTGCAACTATTACATTAGTTTCAAGAAGGTGTACTCGACGGCTAG GAACAAGAATGTGGAGAAGAGGAGCTAACCTTGAAGGAGACACTGCTAATTTTATTGAGACTGAGCAATTGTTTGAGCTTGAAGGTTTCAAGTGCTCATTATTGCAG CATGGTGATGAAGGGAAATTAAGTTCAGCGTATGCTGCAGAAATGCAAAAGCTTCCAAATGTGAG ATATGTGTCATTTGACTTTCATCACATTTGTGGCAACTCAAACTTTGGTAATCTACAGATTCTATATGATCAAATCTCAGAAGAATTCCAAAACCAAGG ATACTTCATTATAGACGCAGAAGGAGAAGTATTAGGGGAGCAGAAGGGAATAATTAGATCTAACTGCATTGATTGCTTGGATCGAACAAATGTTACCCAG AGTTATCTTGCTCAGAAGTCTTTGACTGCACAAATGCAAAGAATAGGAGTACTTGCTTCTAATGAGTGCATTTCTATGTTCAGTGAGGATTATGGAAAGTTCAGAACAC TGTGGGCTGAGCAGGGTGATGAGATAAGCCTTGAATACGCTGGAACCTATGCCCTGAAAGGAGACCTGGTTCG ATATGGAAGACAGACTTTAGGCGGAATAATCAAAGATGGCATGAGTGCTCTTTCAAgatattatttgaataattttcaAGATGGAGTTCGACAG GATGCATTGGATCTCATCAGTGGCCGCTATAGTATGAACAGAAATGGTCCATCGCCGTTCCAGCTCAATGGATTTGAATCAGTCTCG TATCTCCCAGTGGCATCAGCCCTGGTTGTCGGAGGTTTGACACTGACTTCCTTCACACTTCATCAAG CTGGGCGAAATGCACCACATTATGTGTCTACTGTGCTGTGGGCTGGAGTGACTGCCGGAGTAATGGCTTTCGTTAAAGCTAATGGAAGGCAGTTCTGTTCTAGGCCTCGCTTGTGTGGCCTTCTATGA
- the LOC110621780 gene encoding phosphoinositide phosphatase SAC8 isoform X1: MESSFSSPSPSSSGRFKLLDRLELQQFQDKYVIKSVDYPNRGFSIGRRDGNIEPFTDETISGTPSKTSTIYGVAGTIRLIAGTYILVITSRKEAGDFLGFPVFRITSMEFLPCNEALRFSTSQEKRDEAYFLNLLKTVVSTPGLYYSYETDITLNLQRRYKLSPGWMAKPIWKQADPRFVWNKNLLEELIECKLDEFIIPLMQGSFGAAQLSLKDTTATITLVSRRCTRRLGTRMWRRGANLEGDTANFIETEQLFELEGFKCSLLQIRGSIPLLWEQIVDLSYKPSLRIINHEQTSKVVERHFHDLHQRYGDTVAVDLTDKHGDEGKLSSAYAAEMQKLPNVRYVSFDFHHICGNSNFGNLQILYDQISEEFQNQGYFIIDAEGEVLGEQKGIIRSNCIDCLDRTNVTQSYLAQKSLTAQMQRIGVLASNECISMFSEDYGKFRTLWAEQGDEISLEYAGTYALKGDLVRYGRQTLGGIIKDGMSALSRYYLNNFQDGVRQDALDLISGRYSMNRNGPSPFQLNGFESVSYLPVASALVVGGLTLTSFTLHQAGRNAPHYVSTVLWAGVTAGVMAFVKANGRQFCSRPRLCGLL, encoded by the exons ATGGAAAGCAGCTTTTCTTCGCCGTCACCTTCTTCTTCGGGTAGGTTTAAGCTTCTTGACCGTTTGGAATTGCAACAATTTCAGGACAAGTACGTGATCAAATCTGTCGACTATCCCAATCGAGGCTTCTCGATTGGTCGTCGTGATGGCAATATTGAGCCCTTCACTG ATGAGACTATTTCTGGAACTCCCTCCAAGACCTCGACGATCTACGGGGTGGCTGGAACAATTAGGCTGATTGCAG GTACTTACATACTTGTAATAACTTCTCGGAAGGAAGCTGGAGACTTTCTTGGTTTTCCAGTTTTTAGGATAACGTCTATGGAGTTCCTGCCCTGCAATGAGGCATTGAGATTTTCAACCTCTCAAGAA AAAAGAGATGAGGCTTACTTCTTGAATTTGTTGAAAACTGTGGTATCAACTCCTGGCTTGTATTATTCATATGAAACGGATATAACATTGAA TTTACAGAGAAGATATAAATTATCACCAGGATGGATGGCTAAACCAATTTGGAAGCAG GCCGATCCTAGATTTGTTTGGAACAAAAATCTTTTGGAAGAATTAATTGAGTGTAAG CTTGATGAGTTCATCATTCCTCTGATGCAAGGAA GTTTTGGAGCTGCTCAGCTAAGTCTGAAAGACACAACTGCAACTATTACATTAGTTTCAAGAAGGTGTACTCGACGGCTAG GAACAAGAATGTGGAGAAGAGGAGCTAACCTTGAAGGAGACACTGCTAATTTTATTGAGACTGAGCAATTGTTTGAGCTTGAAGGTTTCAAGTGCTCATTATTGCAG ATTCGAGGTTCAATTCCTCTTCTTTGGGAACAGATTGTTGATTTGAGCTATAAACCAAGTCTTAGAATTATTAATCATGAGCAAACA TCAAAGGTTGTGGAGCGCCATTTCCATGATCTTCACCAACGATATGGTGACACTGTGGCAGTAGATTTAACTGATAAA CATGGTGATGAAGGGAAATTAAGTTCAGCGTATGCTGCAGAAATGCAAAAGCTTCCAAATGTGAG ATATGTGTCATTTGACTTTCATCACATTTGTGGCAACTCAAACTTTGGTAATCTACAGATTCTATATGATCAAATCTCAGAAGAATTCCAAAACCAAGG ATACTTCATTATAGACGCAGAAGGAGAAGTATTAGGGGAGCAGAAGGGAATAATTAGATCTAACTGCATTGATTGCTTGGATCGAACAAATGTTACCCAG AGTTATCTTGCTCAGAAGTCTTTGACTGCACAAATGCAAAGAATAGGAGTACTTGCTTCTAATGAGTGCATTTCTATGTTCAGTGAGGATTATGGAAAGTTCAGAACAC TGTGGGCTGAGCAGGGTGATGAGATAAGCCTTGAATACGCTGGAACCTATGCCCTGAAAGGAGACCTGGTTCG ATATGGAAGACAGACTTTAGGCGGAATAATCAAAGATGGCATGAGTGCTCTTTCAAgatattatttgaataattttcaAGATGGAGTTCGACAG GATGCATTGGATCTCATCAGTGGCCGCTATAGTATGAACAGAAATGGTCCATCGCCGTTCCAGCTCAATGGATTTGAATCAGTCTCG TATCTCCCAGTGGCATCAGCCCTGGTTGTCGGAGGTTTGACACTGACTTCCTTCACACTTCATCAAG CTGGGCGAAATGCACCACATTATGTGTCTACTGTGCTGTGGGCTGGAGTGACTGCCGGAGTAATGGCTTTCGTTAAAGCTAATGGAAGGCAGTTCTGTTCTAGGCCTCGCTTGTGTGGCCTTCTATGA
- the LOC110621780 gene encoding phosphoinositide phosphatase SAC8 isoform X2 yields the protein MESSFSSPSPSSSGRFKLLDRLELQQFQDKYVIKSVDYPNRGFSIGRRDGNIEPFTDETISGTPSKTSTIYGVAGTIRLIAGTYILVITSRKEAGDFLGFPVFRITSMEFLPCNEALRFSTSQEKRDEAYFLNLLKTVVSTPGLYYSYETDITLNLQRRYKLSPGWMAKPIWKQADPRFVWNKNLLEELIECKLDEFIIPLMQGSFGAAQLSLKDTTATITLVSRRCTRRLGTRMWRRGANLEGDTANFIETEQLFELEGFKCSLLQIRGSIPLLWEQIVDLSYKPSLRIINHEQTSKVVERHFHDLHQRYGDTVAVDLTDKHGDEGKLSSAYAAEMQKLPNVRYVSFDFHHICGNSNFGNLQILYDQISEEFQNQGYFIIDAEGEVLGEQKGIIRSNCIDCLDRTNVTQSYLAQKSLTAQMQRIGVLASNECISMFSEDYGKFRTLWAEQGDEISLEYAGTYALKGDLVRYGRQTLGGIIKDGMSALSRYYLNNFQDGVRQDALDLISGRYSMNRNGPSPFQLNGFESVSGTGNDTLLKRNSET from the exons ATGGAAAGCAGCTTTTCTTCGCCGTCACCTTCTTCTTCGGGTAGGTTTAAGCTTCTTGACCGTTTGGAATTGCAACAATTTCAGGACAAGTACGTGATCAAATCTGTCGACTATCCCAATCGAGGCTTCTCGATTGGTCGTCGTGATGGCAATATTGAGCCCTTCACTG ATGAGACTATTTCTGGAACTCCCTCCAAGACCTCGACGATCTACGGGGTGGCTGGAACAATTAGGCTGATTGCAG GTACTTACATACTTGTAATAACTTCTCGGAAGGAAGCTGGAGACTTTCTTGGTTTTCCAGTTTTTAGGATAACGTCTATGGAGTTCCTGCCCTGCAATGAGGCATTGAGATTTTCAACCTCTCAAGAA AAAAGAGATGAGGCTTACTTCTTGAATTTGTTGAAAACTGTGGTATCAACTCCTGGCTTGTATTATTCATATGAAACGGATATAACATTGAA TTTACAGAGAAGATATAAATTATCACCAGGATGGATGGCTAAACCAATTTGGAAGCAG GCCGATCCTAGATTTGTTTGGAACAAAAATCTTTTGGAAGAATTAATTGAGTGTAAG CTTGATGAGTTCATCATTCCTCTGATGCAAGGAA GTTTTGGAGCTGCTCAGCTAAGTCTGAAAGACACAACTGCAACTATTACATTAGTTTCAAGAAGGTGTACTCGACGGCTAG GAACAAGAATGTGGAGAAGAGGAGCTAACCTTGAAGGAGACACTGCTAATTTTATTGAGACTGAGCAATTGTTTGAGCTTGAAGGTTTCAAGTGCTCATTATTGCAG ATTCGAGGTTCAATTCCTCTTCTTTGGGAACAGATTGTTGATTTGAGCTATAAACCAAGTCTTAGAATTATTAATCATGAGCAAACA TCAAAGGTTGTGGAGCGCCATTTCCATGATCTTCACCAACGATATGGTGACACTGTGGCAGTAGATTTAACTGATAAA CATGGTGATGAAGGGAAATTAAGTTCAGCGTATGCTGCAGAAATGCAAAAGCTTCCAAATGTGAG ATATGTGTCATTTGACTTTCATCACATTTGTGGCAACTCAAACTTTGGTAATCTACAGATTCTATATGATCAAATCTCAGAAGAATTCCAAAACCAAGG ATACTTCATTATAGACGCAGAAGGAGAAGTATTAGGGGAGCAGAAGGGAATAATTAGATCTAACTGCATTGATTGCTTGGATCGAACAAATGTTACCCAG AGTTATCTTGCTCAGAAGTCTTTGACTGCACAAATGCAAAGAATAGGAGTACTTGCTTCTAATGAGTGCATTTCTATGTTCAGTGAGGATTATGGAAAGTTCAGAACAC TGTGGGCTGAGCAGGGTGATGAGATAAGCCTTGAATACGCTGGAACCTATGCCCTGAAAGGAGACCTGGTTCG ATATGGAAGACAGACTTTAGGCGGAATAATCAAAGATGGCATGAGTGCTCTTTCAAgatattatttgaataattttcaAGATGGAGTTCGACAG GATGCATTGGATCTCATCAGTGGCCGCTATAGTATGAACAGAAATGGTCCATCGCCGTTCCAGCTCAATGGATTTGAATCAGTCTCG GGAACTGGGAACGATACACTTCtgaaaagaaattctgaaaCATAA
- the LOC110621780 gene encoding phosphoinositide phosphatase SAC8 isoform X4, translating to MESSFSSPSPSSSGRFKLLDRLELQQFQDKYVIKSVDYPNRGFSIGRRDGNIEPFTDETISGTPSKTSTIYGVAGTIRLIAGTYILVITSRKEAGDFLGFPVFRITSMEFLPCNEALRFSTSQEKRDEAYFLNLLKTVVSTPGLYYSYETDITLNLQRRYKLSPGWMAKPIWKQADPRFVWNKNLLEELIECKLDEFIIPLMQGSFGAAQLSLKDTTATITLVSRRCTRRLGTRMWRRGANLEGDTANFIETEQLFELEGFKCSLLQIRGSIPLLWEQIVDLSYKPSLRIINHEQTSKVVERHFHDLHQRYGDTVAVDLTDKHGDEGKLSSAYAAEMQKLPNVRYVSFDFHHICGNSNFGNLQILYDQISEEFQNQGYFIIDAEGEVLGEQKGIIRSNCIDCLDRTNVTQSYLAQKSLTAQMQRIGVLASNECISMFSEDYGKFRTLWAEQGDEISLEYAGTYALKGDLVRYGRQTLGGIIKDGMSALSRYYLNNFQDGVRQDALDLISGRYSMNRNGPSPFQLNGFESVS from the exons ATGGAAAGCAGCTTTTCTTCGCCGTCACCTTCTTCTTCGGGTAGGTTTAAGCTTCTTGACCGTTTGGAATTGCAACAATTTCAGGACAAGTACGTGATCAAATCTGTCGACTATCCCAATCGAGGCTTCTCGATTGGTCGTCGTGATGGCAATATTGAGCCCTTCACTG ATGAGACTATTTCTGGAACTCCCTCCAAGACCTCGACGATCTACGGGGTGGCTGGAACAATTAGGCTGATTGCAG GTACTTACATACTTGTAATAACTTCTCGGAAGGAAGCTGGAGACTTTCTTGGTTTTCCAGTTTTTAGGATAACGTCTATGGAGTTCCTGCCCTGCAATGAGGCATTGAGATTTTCAACCTCTCAAGAA AAAAGAGATGAGGCTTACTTCTTGAATTTGTTGAAAACTGTGGTATCAACTCCTGGCTTGTATTATTCATATGAAACGGATATAACATTGAA TTTACAGAGAAGATATAAATTATCACCAGGATGGATGGCTAAACCAATTTGGAAGCAG GCCGATCCTAGATTTGTTTGGAACAAAAATCTTTTGGAAGAATTAATTGAGTGTAAG CTTGATGAGTTCATCATTCCTCTGATGCAAGGAA GTTTTGGAGCTGCTCAGCTAAGTCTGAAAGACACAACTGCAACTATTACATTAGTTTCAAGAAGGTGTACTCGACGGCTAG GAACAAGAATGTGGAGAAGAGGAGCTAACCTTGAAGGAGACACTGCTAATTTTATTGAGACTGAGCAATTGTTTGAGCTTGAAGGTTTCAAGTGCTCATTATTGCAG ATTCGAGGTTCAATTCCTCTTCTTTGGGAACAGATTGTTGATTTGAGCTATAAACCAAGTCTTAGAATTATTAATCATGAGCAAACA TCAAAGGTTGTGGAGCGCCATTTCCATGATCTTCACCAACGATATGGTGACACTGTGGCAGTAGATTTAACTGATAAA CATGGTGATGAAGGGAAATTAAGTTCAGCGTATGCTGCAGAAATGCAAAAGCTTCCAAATGTGAG ATATGTGTCATTTGACTTTCATCACATTTGTGGCAACTCAAACTTTGGTAATCTACAGATTCTATATGATCAAATCTCAGAAGAATTCCAAAACCAAGG ATACTTCATTATAGACGCAGAAGGAGAAGTATTAGGGGAGCAGAAGGGAATAATTAGATCTAACTGCATTGATTGCTTGGATCGAACAAATGTTACCCAG AGTTATCTTGCTCAGAAGTCTTTGACTGCACAAATGCAAAGAATAGGAGTACTTGCTTCTAATGAGTGCATTTCTATGTTCAGTGAGGATTATGGAAAGTTCAGAACAC TGTGGGCTGAGCAGGGTGATGAGATAAGCCTTGAATACGCTGGAACCTATGCCCTGAAAGGAGACCTGGTTCG ATATGGAAGACAGACTTTAGGCGGAATAATCAAAGATGGCATGAGTGCTCTTTCAAgatattatttgaataattttcaAGATGGAGTTCGACAG GATGCATTGGATCTCATCAGTGGCCGCTATAGTATGAACAGAAATGGTCCATCGCCGTTCCAGCTCAATGGATTTGAATCAGTCTCG TAG